The Candidatus Omnitrophota bacterium genome includes the window GTTTCAGCAGCACATCGCGGATTTCCTCGTCCGCGAGCATGGTTATGCTGTGCTCGAACAGACCGACATCACGGACACCGAGCATTTCATCGCTGAAGACCAGCTCTGGGCCTTCCTCAAAGCCACACAGATCGACTCGCTCAAGAAGCTCACGGACGACTACGGAACGGACGCGCGGGACGAGGTGTTCAAGGCGCTCCACAAGGAACTGGAACACACACCGCTTTGGCTACTGCTCCGCCACGGGCTGAAGGTGCGCGGGCTGGAGTTCCGACTCTATTACCCCAAGCCGCGCTCCGCCGAGAGCGCCGCTGCCAAGAAGCACGGCGAGAACCGCATCACCTTCCGTCCGCATTTCTACTTTGGCGAAACCAACCAGGAGATTGATTTCGTCTTCTTCCTCAACGGCCTCCCTATCGTAGCGGTGGA containing:
- a CDS encoding type I restriction endonuclease subunit R — protein: MAKGKKAPELTFQQHIADFLVREHGYAVLEQTDITDTEHFIAEDQLWAFLKATQIDSLKKLTDDYGTDARDEVFKALHKELEHTPLWLLLRHGLKVRGLEFRLYYPKPRSAESAAAKKHGENRITFRPHFYFGETNQEIDFVFFLNGLPIVAVELKHEKNQTVHDAVAQFAARDHARKIFQHPFLYLAADTSDVMAATDPRREQNFRWHNTGLTNEAVTKDGSEYRIEFLYREVLAKDQLLEALSFFLVHVPQRDAEDDKPERPALTLFPRYHQSR